Part of the Brachyhypopomus gauderio isolate BG-103 chromosome 17, BGAUD_0.2, whole genome shotgun sequence genome, TGGTCAAAAACAAGCCCTCCTATGACAGGACCTCCTATCGTGGCTCCGCCACCCCACTGTGCCGTAGCGTTTACCTCTTAATCCCGCCCAGCCATTTCTGCCTTCAACTTTCAAACGAAAACTATGATAGAGCATCAAAATCTGTTTAGTTCTGCTTGCGCAAGGAATTTCTAGCTTATCATTTTATTATACTAAAATTCTTTGGATGTGGTTCTAAACTAGCTAGGTCATAACTTTGATTATCAttacaaaaaaaatctttatttgtatagtatcTTTCATAGATACAtgaaactcaaagtgctttacaaaataaataaaaacattaaaaaaaaacctaaagaaaaaaaggaatcaaacataaaataatataataaaatgacaatttattaaaatagagagtaatgtaataaagtaaataagacgacttaaaataattagaacagacaaGGAATGGTAAATAATGTCATAATGTCAAAATTATTTACCATTAGTTTCAATAATGCAGATTCATTGCATTATTTCGTCATAAAGCGTCTCCATTTATTTAATATGtccatttatttaaatgttttaggaTTCAGAGACTACAACGTGCATTTTAAAACTGTTGTAGTACACGGCAACGTCGGACATTGTGTGTGATAAATGGTGTAGAAATTATCTGGGGGTTCATGTAACAGTAAACAAGTAACAGAAttcatgtagcctataaaatgaaatGGTATAAAGCGTATGCTGTTTTAATATTGTAATGTTTGACATTATGGATTTTGCAATGATTGTGTATGGACCCTTCCATAATTTTAATAAAAGTACCTTCAAAAAGCAAAATCGGACAAAACGTTCTCTGTGCGCGTTTAAGTAATTGACGCTTGTGGTTACCAGTAAACGCATGAAACAGCTCTTTAAATGAGTAtatgggtggctcttaaaagagccgttgGTTTCGTGTCGAGTTGAGCGTTTAACCTCCGAATCCGTACAGAGTGCGTCCCTGGCGTTTCAGAGCATAAACCACATCCATAGCGGTGACGGTCTTTCTCTTGGCGTGTTCGGTGTAGGTAACCGCGTCCCTGATAACGTTCTCCAGGAACACTTTGAGCACACCACGGGTCTCCTCGTAAATCAGACCGGATATACGTTTGACACCGCCACGACGAGCCAGACGACGAATGGCGGGTTTAGTAATGCCCTGGATGTTGTCACGGAGAACCTTGCGATGACGCTTAGCGCCTCCTTTCCCAAGACCTTTACCACCCTTCCCTCTTCCAGACATCGCTAATCGTTTCTTTCACTACTGAAACAATAAAGCTGCAACACCCAGCGCGCCTCTGTTATACTTCTCTACAGGACCTGCTTGAAGACACTGGAGcactggaggaggcggagctaaatGCCACGTTCCTCCAAAGCCTCCAGCACCACATTTAGATGAACTGGAACAAGGACTCCACGCTAAGTCACAAAAGTACAATTTTACAATTTGAGATAGTTTAGGCAAGCACAACAAGCAGCAAAGAGAAGGGAAAAGAGAAAGCAAAGAAAGACAGCAACAGCCGGCCTACAACTCTTactgttactactactgctTATAACAAGAATAAGACTTGGCATAGaagtacactatattgccaaaagtattcgctcacccacaTATGTATGATGACTACAAAACttgtcagacctctacaacatacGTATGACTTCTACACTAGCAAGACCTCTCCAACTTATTTTAGACCTCTACAAAACTAGTCAGACCTctacaaaaatacatttttcatgAAAGAAATTTGTCttgaacacaaaacaaaaccgaAACGGCAATATGCTTATGACTGAAGGCTTTTCCTACAAAACAGTATTATTTAAGTCAGTAGGGCCTCATACAGAGTCAATGCATGGCTttataaaaacaaaagaaacgtATTTAGAGGTTTGGTCACATCAAAGGTTGGTTATATACAACATGTATTTCCTACCTTGTGTGTCTGCACTGCATGTAATTTTACTGCTTCCTATGACACATAAGCTTTGAGTTGTCATAACATCTCATTGTGACATAAGCAAACAATGCGAataaataagtgaataaatcTGCACTCCTACAATGTGATCAAAACACCATTAACAGCCATTAATAAGGGTGGTCATTAAAAAGGACAGACACTAATAAACGTGAAAATAAGGGTGGTCATTAATAAGCTTGGCCAATAATTAGGGCAATCATTAATAGGAGAGGTAATTCATAAGGGTTAACcaatagtaacacacacacacacacacacacacacacacaccttagtcTGTGTAACAATAAAGGACCGAAGGACATTCATAACTGCATTCTCACTCCTTCATCTCAAAGCACTTACAGCAGCAGTCCCAGGATACCTTATAGTGAAGGTCTCTGTCTGAAGGGTAAAAACACAGGCATCCAACCCGAGCTGATAGCACGGGGCAACTGAGCTGTCATTAGCTGAACTGTAGTTGAGAAATTACCCATAAGCATAAATCTGAATGAAATACAGCTCCATATTGTGTATACAGTGTATTTAAATGCTGTGTTGTTGGAATCTGTAGTAAAGTCTGAAGTTAACCTGAAGTTAAAtgtaaatctaaaaaaaaattaaattatcaTTTAAAAATCATTATCTGCCACTAGATGTCGCTGTATCTCAGGTTTAACTGAGCTTCaatagatctgtttttctgAGGTTTAGGATCACTGTAATTGAAGCCCATACTCAGGTAAAATTGAAACATTTTCATACCTAGCTGAGCTATTATTAACTCAATAGGGAAGCTGAAGCAGTGAGAACACTGTCAgcaaggcggagtcatcactgGACCGTTTGGTCAGTTACTGTAGGACACAGTCTCTCTTGTGGTATATTAGGTAGGTGCTCTGTCATGAAAAACATCCTCTTATAACTTTCATTTTGTTGATCAGATTTATTTTAGCTGTGTAGACTTGTTTTTTGCCATGGTAGAAACACCATCGGTTACAAAATGGAATCAAATACCTACTCTGTTGGCTGAAACCTATGATCCTAGGCGCGTTCTTGTGATCAGTGCAGCGCTGAATAAACGGAGATGACCTCCGCCGTCCGTCACTCTCTTCATCTATTATATTCTGTAAATCAGCCACTTCCATCACTGATGACGGACACGCGCGAGCTTCGCGGAACGGAAGTGAACGTTTCTGTCTCTTAGCAACCAGCTGTAGCGTCAAACATGGCGGGAGATAAAGACTCTGCAGGTATCAAACGACGTGAACGTTCTTAATGTGTCTTTGTTGGTCACGTGACCAGATATTCTGCGCCGTGCAGTAACGTGCGTTAACTGACTAGCATACGCTAGCTAACTAACACAAGTTGTTAAGCTACTATAGTGCTGTTAGCTAATGTTACAGGGTTGTAACTACGttagagtcctgcaccgggtcgggtacccgcgggtacccacgggtacgggcaaatagatgctgaaacgggtgggttttacacataccgaaattttacgggtgggtatgcgggcgggtaagttaaataagtggtcatttttagtaggcttttatttgctacgtaatgaacatagtgttacattttgcctgattagcgcctcccgatggtggtggcgaagctcaggggagcttacttataccgtagctccgttggccagagcgggctgaactttactcttcagctgttctggggtaatacccaaacttcggttcttttccagcggaaacatgagcagaggctggttataacacagtaccgggcatttattgtagctCGCTAGGTGGTTACAAAGCAAATGGGTGGCCGtgctagaacaaggaaaaatgacgagagagaacttggcgtttaggatttgtgatccaagagcgcagaacgcagctcaaacctgggactgtggacgatatactgttcctgcacagtatcctaggatagatttgtgaacctatgcgattttatttggttgttatactggcatttgttccctctcgttttgcagttgctaattttagataggaatagccatactgttcctgcacagcaaccttttattttattttgtgttgtactgacgttttttcagaggcgcattgaaaaataaagtgctctataggaatactttcgatttgtgtgatttttcacgggcacgggtgggtaacgggtagaatattaacgggtccgggcgggtacggatttaactttgaaatagccactctgcggatatgggtgggtacgGGTCTCAAAAATCGGACCCGTGCAGGACTCTAAACTACGTTAGCTGGCTGGCTAACTGGCATTTTCATTTTAGAGCATAAAGTTGacataaacaataaaatatgttGGCTACactattttatattttactttGCTAATGAACTTCATTTCCCTCTAAATGTGACGTGCAGATATTCTAATGGTTCACATGTTAAGTAACTTGTTATCTGACTTAAGAACAACCTGAAAGATCCCAGTGCAAGATTGACCACCAAACCAGTTACCAAACCAGTTACCTGACGGAGTTTAACAAAGGTTATACATGAAAGGTTATATTTGAAATCTTCATGGCTGAAAGTTAATTGTAGGGAGCTATcataaaatgacaaaaacacTTATTTTTCAATATAGTATGAATATGagattttcaaaaaaaaaaaaaaaaaaagttttagcaTCACATTCGACCTGACGACACCTAAACGAACCTTGGGCCACTTCGTTACAACAGGCATGTCAAGCTGTTTGGATTAACAAGATAATTTTCTACTGTCCTTTACAGAAGGTATTGTATCTGAGGTCCACAAGAGGATCAGCAACGcatttgatgtgtttgatcatgAATTCAATCACACGGTTGATGTCAGGTAAGGTTTAATTCA contains:
- the LOC143480934 gene encoding histone H4 — encoded protein: MSGRGKGGKGLGKGGAKRHRKVLRDNIQGITKPAIRRLARRGGVKRISGLIYEETRGVLKVFLENVIRDAVTYTEHAKRKTVTAMDVVYALKRQGRTLYGFGG